The Amphiprion ocellaris isolate individual 3 ecotype Okinawa chromosome 12, ASM2253959v1, whole genome shotgun sequence region ATACATGAATTATTGACACACAAACTTACAAATTCTCAAAATACAAGCTCCTCAACTCTGTTCTTGGTTACAGTGATTCATTAGATGTACTTCtcctatttttcttaaattaccatgttttcatagcatcatcaaaatttaactgagttttttttttcacaatgtgatttcaacatcatcaaaaaataacctgtgcttattctagtgatcttttttggtaatatgttTCTTGATTACCACCCATTTGTGCTTCTATCTGCCTTCATCTTTGCAGACGGTGCCAACATGATTGACAACAGATGagatttttcttaattattcaTTCGTAAGAActtcaaatttgttatttttaactgctctaagcctcaagcagagaaagcataaacctcctctttggtaTTATCTGAACACGACATCATGACGATTTACTCTAATGAAGCTGGTCGAGTTTtgaggaaaacactttaaatgaacaagTCAAGTATATTCTAACCACCTGGAGCCTGATGTGCATCAAGAAACATGATGTTTCTTGATGCACATCAGGtgctgctgatctgatctgacctgacgttcagccacagcatcagtgtctgatgaagataggacagcagatcagtcctgtctaacatcctacttctgtttcctctcacctgaatcttccaacaaactccccgacgttcctccatctgacgagcagagtccgttcaaaaagttcacacttagtgccaaaaatattcattcaaagatgaagaaaccatgaaaagatcGATAAAACTAGGTGAAGGTTAAATAAAGTGGAGCTGTGTGGCTTGTGTGTTGGTGGTTTGATCccgtcaggtgtgtctgagtggaacgtaccacctgctcaggtcagcggggggaacacagagatacaaaagttaaaaatcctggctctaagccttaatacagtttagagtggacttcacagtttatgtcacatgagtgcatctacattagcataacatttaatttaatgtagatgagttttactgctccaatcacagactgacctgctgctgacatcacctgttcacctggagctcacctgttcacccgacagcagcaacaaactggagaagaactgagGGATTCTGATGACAAGTtcatggatcaaataataattcagtggaatctttactgcagtaacacattttcttcaccatcatattacctgaaaactaaaagactctcctcagtgaagcagctcctggtttataaatcaaaacgctggaaaacacagagaaatactaaaagatcattttattaaaaccaacagaagctggaagaggatttttttttttttaaaaggcttttgttgcataaattctgcagcttcctgttgttgttgtgggaaCAAGGTTTGACAAAATCGGACTTTCTGAGTGTAAACTGACTCAACGAAACCTGAACTCCAGTCAGAGAGAAAAGGTTCCAATAGATTAgattctttattgtcagtggaaaaacaaacatttttagtgcCCAAAACACCACGACAACACGagtaaacttgttttatggcctaacaaagacaaaaacacacacaaaaaaactcttacatttcactttctttcagattctgtgctgtttagaatcaaaatgaaaatagaaaataaaaatctgtttcagtccaatattttactaaaacatttcacaaatactcCACTGATAAGAACACTTCATATAAATCATCCATGCAAAAACCTCCAATCTCCAATTATTCTTtataaatttatacatttttactgatatatttgaaaaatatcaaaaaaggaaaacatacagtagaattttttttaaataagtaaaaaacaaaacacattttcacatctgagctcagaaactaaaatcatagtattttaaacataaatctcACGTTTAGGTCGGATATTGTCCATTtataaaggaaacacagaaaagtgggaaatataaaatagaaataattttaaagaagtgataaaaagccctcatttcacacacatacacacttataACGACCAGAATTATCACCAGAAGGACTcaattatcagccagaaacgttaaaaacagaaagaattcattagttttctttccatcagagaaaattaagCATATTTAGGCTTCAAGTCTTGTgaaattatctttactgtacacattactgctctctggcggacacaggcggtaacgacactaattattatttgaggcaaagctggcgacagtacagatgagcagcacttcctaTTTCAACGCAAAACTATCGTAATGCACTTAtgctaaaacgtggttttgtgagactcagaagaatctgcagtatgaaccaAAATCTATTTCAGGACCACTAGCTTGTCGACtccctcaaattgtgtttgttgtcactatacgttcaaaaatgaacacgttataggtaatgtacaaatgcattcgttaccggaagtgttagccgagctagcggaaTTGCTAACGAGGGTTTCTTATGACATGGACTAATACCTTAACACGTGTAATtctaaaatcaattctctccaagacacagagctctagctccgtttcctgtcccgggtctaatgtttcagcctgatatcgtgatcagcaccttttaaagagacgctgctggtagcgctggagttagcttgtcactagcttctgattagctgctagctcgctaacgctgccatcacgGAGATGCTGCTATAGATTGTCATTAGCTacattgtggattcatttcctgtttggacgtgactcagactacaacaaaagtaattggagcaagtggagaagctagctgtcgttaaatacgacttggtttacaccagagatccttctgaatcgacctaaatcgcttagtaatacgtttgacataaaatgtacaataaagaaagctgcttttacgttgaagatgaacaggaagtgctgctcacctgtaatgtcgccagctatacagttagtaataatgtcgtgtcgttaccgcctgtgtccacaagaggtcagtagcgccccctcctgtgacatgatcttacatgagagagattagatgacagcagagactcaagacacaaatctctgtccctgcaaccgatcaataatcaataacaacactgatacattatcaaccaatcatattttggtcattttgtacatgtttctggtagttttatctcatattttggtcatattcacaggactcacctgttttgagaaaatctccacacctccttgcactgctggcattttctgcacttttacaattacatgtattccacaagccactttatgctgatgtcacttatagtgtagtaatactgtatttattcatttttcattcttgtatatattattgttattataattattatctttactgtagtaaactgtagttagtgctgctctgaaagatttttgctgctctaacactggaaatttcccctaacctggggagtaataaaggactgttgtatatctatgtgcaagaactgatacctcatcttcctgtatatagtcttctacgtggtattttaaaaaatctgtgcatatatccctctgggctggaaactgattatagtttactgctatggtgtatggctctggcattaaatatactacatatatagctggtggtaaattcaaaaatatgtagacgagcaaatcaagtatagtgagggtgatgcagagtagattgatggaaatgggcagctggaagcagtgggctggaggaaggtcagcagcagcagcatcccacagatggagattaggccagttggtgggagaaccaccacagatctgaagcatccagctctgggatcagggacactcggagaaaggacacagggagaaacagagtgaatgtaatgcaataatggtatatatatattaaatataatggtagatagagaagggctcagtgcatccagagaagtcctccagcagcctaggcctgtagcagcagaactaggggcagaactaagggacgtccaagaggggaagtcagttgtgcaaatgaagacaccagctcaccccgtcagggtcccccagtcgtCCCCCATCGTCACCTTCATCatttacacctgacaggaaaaccttcatcttcatcaattatacctgacaggaaaaccttcatcatcatcagttacacctgacaggaaaaccttcttctttatcttcatcagttacaggGTTAGGGTTCTTCAACAGGTCCTCCATCAGCAGGTCAGTTCTGTTTCAAGTCATCAGATGAAGCTCTGGGAAACGTTGCATCAATGTAGAAAAGCTTCCTGGATGGTTTTTTATTTCACCACTGAACATGAatcacagaacagaaacagattatttattaatgtcatttttaaacttcTGAGAGAGAAGGTCCAACAGGAGTAATTCACACACGTGTTCCAAAGCTTCTGTTCACAAAAACCCTCCAGGAGCTCAAGGATAGGTCACCTGTTGATGCTCAGCTCAAACCTGTCTGCTCCACTGAGTATTTCTGTAGTGTCTGATCAGTGCAAGTCATTCAAagatctatttattttcatactaaaactaaaatgtcaaacagcatACCCTGACTAGGGTGCTTTTCTAGactaaaacattgaaaacatcTGTATGATGTGAAGTAAATACCTGTGTGAACCTGTTGCAGTAGAAATAAGAACGGCCGATCTGCTTTGAAAACTGGAGCTCGGGATCTTTTGAGGAGGACCATCGCTGCAGGGatagaaaatcatgttttagaAACTTTAGACAGTTGGTTTGTTCTGttctattaaccctcgtgtcgtcctgcggctcaaaattgaccctgttttaaattttgaaaatgtgggaaaaaaatattttcacagtgaaacttctgatgtccacattttcaacattttggggaaattgttgaacatttttttggtggaaaaaaaaatgttaaaatgtttctcaacaacattcataaaaaaatcaaccaaaatccagcgaatttcactggattttgattgattttttttgtgaatgtactTAAAGACAAtagtagaagttttactgatatatatataatcactttagatagatttttttggaatatttttactcatttcttgaaaatatctacaagaattttcttgccaaatctgggggattattttaaaataaaacttttaagggaaacttctaaggaattattggagttttcttctgaagcttttgcaaattttcagaaatttggggaatttttttgctgaatttttggatcttttttcagacaaggaaacaatattttttggtgcccgtaaatgaggacaacagtagGATTAATATCTATTTGTTATATTAATATCTATCATATTATCACCAGTAGCAGCAGCTGCTTTGGTCCCGTCCTCCGTGACTTCTATCCTGACTTCATGGAAGGCATCAGACACATAGAGACCCTCCTCCACTTCAGAAGGAACAAACTGTCAGATACCTGAAGAACCTGGGATTAAACCTGAAGGACATCCTGGATGTTTATGAACTGATGGACTGACCTGAGATCCCGGTGAAGTCGGCTGCTGTGGGGTTGAAGGCGTCGCTGATGCCCATAGCGGGGAGCACCGACCTCAGGTTGAACTTGTTCTGCATTCTGAATCTGGAAACACCAGAAGAAGATCCATGTTTATGAACCAAGCCTCATGAAGAGTCTGCAAGTCCTGAACCAGTCTCTAATCCTGAAGCATTGTTCTCTACCTTGGGAGGAAGATGTCCATCCTGGTTCTGCGCAGGCCGGTGACCCAGGACGCTAGGTGGCGCTGTGTGAGCTGAGCCTCCAGGGAGGACAGTAGCGTCTTCCTCTCGCTGGGTAGAACCACCTGCAGGCTCAGGGAGCGGCCCAGGAACGGCAGCTCCAGAACCGTGTAGCGCTGATCCGATCCCGTCCTGAGCTGACCTGAGAGGAGATCAATGAGGTCAGGACTTCTTCTGATTCAGTCATCAGTAGAGTTTAGCTCAGGTCTATTTCCACCTGATTTCACTTTAAACGTCACAGAACCATGTCCAACAGattaaaagaaagacaacacCAGAGTAGAAACAGAAACGACTCACATCATTTGTAAATGCCAAACATATTtaactaaacattttattaaatatcgagaaagtgaaacattttctcttgtcactgtgataataaacaattattggatggtgaaagaaaatgtatttaaatgttctgAATGGAACAAGGTTGTAATTAAATACAGGCAGGACTGGAAAATAAAGAGATTACAGAGATAACAGTGAGTTTCTAATAAATGTGGAGCTGCATGTCTGATAGAGGAACTGGTTGATGAGAAACAGATGGTAGAAGCTCCACTGGGatcagctgcagagagggaTTAATGTCATTtagttcagaaaatgacaaagaaacagtcAAACATCACCTTGATGATGATCAGAACTGTCACTGACAAATGTTATTGAACAACCATCGAAGAAGTTTAAATAACTGAAGTTCCAAATGTTCATAGAAATACTGCTCTTTTAAATTCACtggatatacatatatatatatatatatatatatatatatatgtgtgtgtgtgtatatatgcaaaaatattggctcatccatccaaataatcagaatcagatgttccaatcacttccatgtccacaggtgtataaaatccagcacctaggctgcagactgcttttacaaacatttgtgaaagaatgactcgctctcaggagctcagtgaattccagcgtggaactgtgataggatgccacctgtgcaacaaatccagtcgtgacatttcctggctcctaaatattccacagtcaactgtcagctgtattataagaaagtggaagtgtgtgggaacgacagcaactcagccaccaagtggtaggacacgtaaactgacggagcggggtcagtggatgctgaggagcatagtgccaagaggtggccaactttctgcagagtcaatcactacagaccttcaaacttcatgtggccttcagattagctccagaacagtgcttcagcagagagcttcatggaatgggtttccatggcccagcagctgcatccaagccatacatcaccaagtgcaatgcaaagcgtgggatgcagtggtgtaaagcagccaccactggactctagagcagtggagacaccttctctggagtgaccaatcacgcttctccatctggcaatctgatggaccagtctgggtttggtggttgccaggagaaccatacttgtgggactgcattgtgccaagtgtaaagtttggtggaggggggattatggtgtgggcttgtttttcaggagctgggcttggacccttagttccagtgaaaggaactctgaatgcttcagcataccaagacattttggacaattccatgctcccaactttgtgggaacagtttggagctggtccttcctcttccaacatgactgtgcaccagtgcacaaagcaaggtccataaagacattgatgacagagtctggtgtggatgaacttgactggcctgcacagagtcctgacctcaaccccatagaacacctttgggatgaattagagtggagactgagagccagaccttctggtccaacatcagtgtgtgacctcacaaatgtgcttctggaagaatggtcaaaaattcccataaacacactcctaaaccttgtggacagccttcccagaagagttgaagctgttctagctgcaaagggtggacccacgtcatattgaaccctatggattaggaacgggatgtcacttatgttcatatgccagtcaaggcaggtgagcgaatacttttggcaatatagtgtgtatacatatatatatatatatatatatatatatatatatatatatatatatatatatatatatatatatatatatatataagagcAACCACAGGGAGAGCAGAAGGGGAGGATGCTGCGTGAAACGTGCAGCAGAAGCGACTTCAGATGAGTGAAACTAATCACAGAATTACACCCAGTCAtataatacactgtatatacactCTATAACTAAACTGAACAGTTCCTTCTAACTACATCCTAGAAGCTCATCCAGTGGATGATTCTGGTCTCTTACCAAAGCTGACCTCTGCAGCCTGGTACTTCATGGGCATCTTGATGGGAGTCCCATCAGACAGGATGAAGGGCAGGTTCTGGGAGTTGGTGAACAGAAACTGCTTCTGCCAGATGCCCCTGAAGGCCACCGTGTTGACCAGCGCCACCTGCAGGTGGTGTCCCCACCACAGGGCCTCGGCCTGGGCCTCTCCTGATCCAGAGAGCTCTCCGCTGCTGCTTCCTGACTGGAGGGGCCACGACTCATCTGGAGGGAACCAGGGAACGGCAGGGGTTAATGAGAGGCCACGAGGCTGTTATCGACTCATGTGGTCTGATgccatgaataaatgaatgaactggacgactcacaagaacacaaaaagaaaaagccgaacaagaaaacaaaaaatcagccatcagggatcactgcaaaagaaataatcttatcatggactgggacagggggcaggattttaacatcagagaccaacaaacataaacgatggatcaaggaggccatcgagatcaggaagcaggcgagctgctccatgaaccgggacgagggggactacaccctctaatacctgggactccatcctccagagaccaccggacggcggggggcgtggcctatctgacagattctgacagatctgtcagactggtcacatgataaaaaggacacgtcagcacacgccAGATGACGCtttgaagaagactgcagttgcagttgaaacatgtcagctaaggtgaaaccatcttatttttgatttgtcggtgtaaaagaaataacgttatcctatgatagtcaacaacaaaatgaacatcatccaaataataaaagtttgtatctatctatctatctatctatctatctatctatctatctatctatctatctatctatcaaaacACGATTACAGTGAAACAGCTTTGAAAGAAGTCAAAAGTCacactgttttcctgttcagtcccttcaaatgtattcatttttctgttttatttttggttatgtgatcattttgcatttctttatggtcattttgtgtctctttgcggtcatttttgtgtgtttttgttcaaattttttgtttctgtgattattttgtgtctttttgtggtcatttggtcaACACTCAGGCTTCATTAGCTGTAGCACATTAGATCTAACAGTACAATTGATGATAAGCATTAGCTCTAATAcgttactgtaaaaaattagctgtcatacaTTAGTTGTAGTATAATATATGCAATACATTAgttgcagtacaatagatgcaaacaatgagctcttatacatttaaactattgcagtaaaagatgaatattagagctaaaatgctgcagtaaaagaagaatattagaggaaaaatactgcagctaaagataaataatatgtgtgtgtgtgtgtgtgtgtgagacactaAACCACAGAAACATAACCTGTCGTTACTGTGCGTAGAACACAGCTGTGTTTACTCGCACTAAGCTCCACTCTCCTTACTGAGCATTTAAAGGTTTGGAAGATCCTCCATGATGGTGGAGGGGACTGATTTCCAGGTCACAGTAGCAAAGAGCACTCAAGGAGTAAGTATAAGTTGGATGCTTAGAAGCGCTATTGTTAAATATAgcaacttttattattttcgaGCAGCCTTTTGCCACATGCAGCCCTAAACTGTAACAGCTCTCCAATAGAAACACTTCTTGGTGAACAGTTTTATGACCAGGATAACAATTTGGACTACAATGTACTCttcatatatgtttatattcatGGAAACAAAACCATTGCTCACTTGTTGAACATTGAATGCAGTGGACACACACCATCAGAGTCAAATGGTTTGGACAAAAAGGAAGTCTCTTACTACTAAATCAAGACATCAAACTTGCGGAAGATCACGGTGGAGACCTCAAAGTTTCGCTCCAGCCATCCATTTGTAGCCTGAAGTCCCGCGAGAGGTTGGACATGTCGGCCCACTTCCTCATCTTAGAGAAGAACTGGATCAGACTGAGACAAGGAcatgttaggatttatttttttaaggcacTGCTAGCTGAACACTGAACTTGATGTCACATATGAGTAAtacaatattgatatttgtaATGTATAAAACAGTGTTATGGTCACTTTAAGAAGTACCTGCGCAAGGTATTATGGGATGCCTGTTACCCCATGTTTGGCAGTCTGGTCTGGCAGTTCAGAAGTAAACACATTGAAAGACACCACTCTCGTTTCGCCtcattatattttatgtctATATAAGATATACAGACATTACAATATTAATaaccatttgttgtgtaattaatgtatgagttgtgttgacctgaatagagagagagaattaaccccaggctctgaagggttaaatacatgatggaTACACACAGGTCAGGCTGGAAAGCTACAGCtgcgcacagacacacacacacacacacacacacacaccagtacaaagagtgttttcacacacacagcacattcctatgtccttataataaaacaactaattttactgaaaccgctaaactcaaggttgtttaagagtggaaaccataataatcctccctatgag contains the following coding sequences:
- the LOC111583557 gene encoding probable serpin E3 isoform X4, which codes for MPMKYQAAEVSFGQLRTGSDQRYTVLELPFLGRSLSLQVVLPSERKTLLSSLEAQLTQRHLASWVTGLRRTRMDIFLPRFRMQNKFNLRSVLPAMGISDAFNPTAADFTGISAMVLLKRSRAPVFKADRPFLFLLQQVHTVVK
- the LOC111583557 gene encoding probable serpin E3 isoform X2, giving the protein MPMKYQAAEVSFGQLRTGSDQRYTVLELPFLGRSLSLQVVLPSERKTLLSSLEAQLTQRHLASWVTGLRRTRMDIFLPRFRMQNKFNLRSVLPAMGISDAFNPTAADFTGISVEEGLYVSDAFHEVRIEVTEDGTKAAAATAMVLLKRSRAPVFKADRPFLFLLQQVHTVVK
- the LOC111583557 gene encoding probable serpin E3 isoform X1; translated protein: MPMKYQAAEVSFGQLRTGSDQRYTVLELPFLGRSLSLQVVLPSERKTLLSSLEAQLTQRHLASWVTGLRRTRMDIFLPRFRMQNKFNLRSVLPAMGISDAFNPTAADFTGISVEEGLYVSDAFHEVRIEVTEDGTKAAAATAMVLLKRSRAPVFKADRPFLFLLQQVHTGIYFTSYRCFQCFSLEKHPSQGMLFDILVLV
- the LOC111583557 gene encoding probable serpin E3 isoform X3, whose amino-acid sequence is MPMKYQAAEVSFGQLRTGSDQRYTVLELPFLGRSLSLQVVLPSERKTLLSSLEAQLTQRHLASWVTGLRRTRMDIFLPRFRMQNKFNLRSVLPAMGISDAFNPTAADFTGISAMVLLKRSRAPVFKADRPFLFLLQQVHTGIYFTSYRCFQCFSLEKHPSQGMLFDILVLV